From the Lathyrus oleraceus cultivar Zhongwan6 chromosome 3, CAAS_Psat_ZW6_1.0, whole genome shotgun sequence genome, the window acccaacacatcaccaTACCATAGTCtccttagccaaaacactcagcgatcatttaacaccaaccgtccctcctcctactatagccaagaagTCCAAACATCATaaaaccaaaacatgcaacaaccatatggctaccaaacGCCACAACAATCAATTCAACCTTTCCTCGACACATCATTCACACCAACATCTCCCTTCAATTGTCCTGGTCGCTCTGCAATAACTCAAACACTCCacaactactctggcatgggtcatgaaccCAGTTATGGCGGTAGCCCTTCaatgcatacacaagactacaAAAAGGTATTTATGTTTATTGAATAATTAATATATCAGACATAAATAATGATCATATACATTTTTTTTGATAAatctaatttttatttatttataataataacGGGAGAGTTTATAAATCTAAATACAAGCCTGTTGTTTCTTTCAAGAAATATAACATCACACTGCAAGTTGATTGCAGATTCTTTTTCTATATAAAAAAGATTTTGAACCCCATTTATTTATATGTCCCACCTACACAACATGTAAAATGATGGGCTCACAGTATTTAATTATTTCCTTATCTCATATGTTCATTTATTTTTCAAATTCTCTTCCATAATACTCTTCACTTTCATAATTACCTTTCAGATGACTCAACATTAACATTGAATATGTATGATGAGAAAAAGAAAACTACGTGAAAGTATTACCTGTAGTGAGGAGTTGTTTGTATAGCTTGTTTCTCCCACACTACTCTTCACGTGAAGGATGTGTTCCATTGTCATTAAGAAAAAAATGTTAATTGCAACAATGTGTAGTGAGTCACAAGGGAGCTGGAAAAATTGTTATTTATAGTGACAAACTTAAATAAAATTTAAGTTTATATAGATAATTAACTGCAATAAATatactattttttattttattttatttaatttttataaagATAATTTATTGAGTAAAAAAAGAAAAACTTAAAATTTAATCtataaaaaataacaaaaatgaTAGTTAAACATGTACAATCTATCtattaaaaaaatttcaaaagcatAAAAACGTCATCATCAACAAAAAATATGCAGTTGCTAATCTATCTACACATGCATTACCCTCATTGAAAATATGATATATCTTAAATCTAAAGGAGTGTATAATGTgtaaaatattttttcttttaaataaaaGAACGTCAATGAACAATATTCAAATTATAAAATGTACAAATACTCAACATTTAGTCAGTTTCAAGTCAAAGATTTTTCTAGTTCTTCCTATTAGCATATTCGATAGAAAATATGATTTCGTTAAATTGAATTTGAAAAGGGGTGCAAACTCAAATCTTAGCTGAGAAATCTCAAAAGAGTGTTCCTAAATTATCCCTAAATATGCCGCCACCACAAGTTGAGATCCCATAATTTCCTTTTAAAGCTCCATTTATATTACGCTTAATCCAATTAGGACTAGAAAAATATCAACTAACTTGTATGATTCTAGGTGCGGAAGAAGATTGACATTTGATTTCAAAGCAATTATTAATTTTTAACTTATGAAATGAATAGTACATATGCCCATTGAAAGAGGTAGATGACAAATATACTAATTGTTTAACATGAAAAATATCTCTATCAAAGTCAATGTTACCATTTTAAAATCTATCATTTCTTATGTGTTAAGTTTTCCAAAGAGTTATTATGACGAGAGATATGATTAGATTCTGAATTTGAGAATTCAAACTTCTACAAACAAGTTTGTATAAGCTTTCGTAACTAGTTTAATAAGTTTTCATGTGAAACACACTAGTGCAGAAAGAAGATTTTACACCCGTTTTTTATACATATTACACCCGTTATGATAGGGTGTAAATTCAAAGGGTGAGATATGTATGAAgaatttacacccgttttaaaacgggtgtaaaaagagaatatattacaccctattttagatttaaaaaaagGGTGTAATTGGTAGATATATACATTAAATTTTAAGACATTTACACCCTATTTAAtataaaacgggtgtaaattgtCACCTATTACACCCTGTTTTAGATAAAAAAAGGTGTAATTGGTAGATATATACATTGAATTTTAGGACATTTACACCCTATTTAAtataaaacgggtgtaaattgtCACCTACATACATTGAAGTTAAACGAATTTACACCCTATTATAATTCAAACGGGTGTAAAATGACAAATATTTACACCCTATTTTTGATATATCAAATGTAAAATATCTTATAATTACATTTAATTTTAACACATTTACACCCTATTTTGTGTATGAAGGGTGTAAAATatctcaatttttttaaaaatattttatttgaaatttcattaaaccaaatatttttatatattccTGGATATtcaataaaaaacaaaaataaccAAAACAAACATTTCTCTAATCTTTAGAATCTTGCACCAAGTCATACATCAACAAAAATTGTATTCATGTAAGAAAAAAATTCAACCACTTTGTTCATGTAACTTGTACCAATAAATCATTCATGGAAcaaaaatatatctatatataagTTTTTTTTAATCGCTTCTGTTTTGTCATTAAATCTTTCTTTTCCTGGTTCTCTTGCTCTTCAACCTTTTGCAAAAAGAATTGAGCCCAAAGTTGTCGGATGTGATCAATTGACTCTTTTTCATATGATGAGGTGTCTGTGAATATCTGCAAGTTCAAACATATAATAAATTAAACAACTACATGTTAAAACAATAATTTACATGTTTTTCATTAAATATATGTAATATAAAATACCTCATTGAATCTTTCAACAATACAAGCATCAATaatgtcaaacatatttttcaTGACATAATATCCACATGCCCATCCGTTATCTTGTTGATGCCCCTGCATATAAACTCCTAGTTACATTAAAGCCACCAAAAACAACAACATCACAaacttttttcctttttcacaAAATTTGTACCAACACTAACTTTCTTCACTCGACATAGAAACACATACAATTTTAGTTGGTTCAGAGCATGTACAACTATAATTTTATCACCATAAGTGCAATTCAGTAATAAATATATTACATGTTTATAATGATAACTTACAAATATATCACTTGCAATTATAAAATCGgaattttctttttctttatctcatttataataatataaataatcAAGATACCATGGTCCAGTAACCCATGCAACCTGCACTCCTAGATAATCCAGATGATTGGCTGCAAAGGAAGCACACGCAAGAAATTAACAATTAAGGATGGTACTCTAGAAACAAACTTCACTTGGTGAGTTCAAAGACATGAAAATGACTTAGAACGTTATACACACCCAATTTGGGAAACCTCTCCCGCACCAACTCTTCAAAAACAAGTTGATCCACCTGATAAAATGAATATGTATTTGAATATGTCAAAAATTCAAACAGTAGTTATTTGAGCATTACTGAATTTACTCAAATATCTTTATAAGAATAAAATACCTGAGACTCTATCATATCCTCTGAAAAATAGCCATCAAAATAATCATCTAAAATGCCCATTAAGGTCCTGACAAAAAATTATAGTTAGAGATAAAACGCAAAATTAGTTCAAATTTGCAATATTGAAAAGATGATGCGTAAGTTTGGTGCCATTCTGATAGCTTCTTATTATGGGCAGTTATGGGTTATGTGTGTTTCTGTTAAAGAATAAATAGAGAAAGGAAAAAAAATAGATTATGGGATAGTTTTTGAATGATTTTGGGAGGGAGAGACCAAGCCTTCGAATTTCCTGGATAGGAATTGCTATATATTTATTCGATCATTGTCTCTCTAAATTATCCCTAATGTACTAGTGTGTTAATTCTATATTAATAATATAAACTTCTGTTTAAGACAAATTCTGCAGAGAATTGTTCTATcatttctattttcttttctttaattTACTCCCTATAAATACCAGGTTTCTATCACATTCCTTCATGACAGCAAAGCTCAACAAATACAGGAACATTTAATATTATGAAGCTAAATTGAAGTGCAAATACTGAGTATATACTCTAGAAATCTAAGGAAGCTTTATCAAGACCTACCAAAAGGCATTTTCTTCAGGCATCAAAAGCAGCAATAAGCCAGCAAAAAAATTCATTGCCTGCAATTTGAATTATCCCAACATGTTAAGTCAGCGGATTATAGAAGTCGCGAACATATATTACAGTCCATGTGATAAGGTATACAATAAATTCTGGCTTAAACTATTTCATTATCCATGTTGTGGTACAGATCATTAATATTCATGAATCAAAGATATGAAAGGTGTCGTGAGGCCTTAACCATGGCCCTTTGCACCTTCAGTCAGACATGCAGGAGTAAGACAGCATCTTAAGACAATGTAGCAATAAGAGAACATTTTAAGAAGATGCAGGAGTAGGACTGTATCTTAAATATATGAATCATTCCTATCATGCTTTGTACACATTTCAAGCTCAGCGGTCTCTCATATGAGAAGGTTGATATAGATTTTATAAACTATAAACAATTTATGTATAATGCCACAGTGGTACAGATCATCTTCAACTAATTATAATATCAACTTGGGAAACATGGTAAGTTCAAAGTCTAAACTACCTCAACAAAGATCGAAAATTTATTTTGTGCCCGTGAAATGATAAATGGTTAATGTTTACTTCACAAATAGAAAATTCAAGTCTAGAAGGCTTTTAAAACTCTTTTTATCAATGGTTTTTGGATTCCTTGGCCTATAATGTGAAGATAACAAAATTTTGGCCCCcaattttttaaagaaaaaaatacTAAAACAAAGTAATGAGTGAACAAATTTTATGAGTGATCGGCTCACTTATATGTACATTTTTTAATCTAGACACCTTATTAAATTGTTTGACAGAAAGACCTTTCAAGCAAAATACATCAGAACCATATTGAAAAATACTAGGAAAACTTCTTTTTGAAAATATGAAATTATATTCAGAATGAATGACCTGGCAGTAACCAACAGAGGGATTGTGTCGAGCATATGCAGTAAGTAATCGTCTCAAAGCATTTCTACCATCCTCATCCAAAGCAGGATGACCGGGAAATGTCCGTGGCAGATCCTGCACAAACAAGCAACAATTTGGCACATTAGACAAAAGTTTATTCTATAGCATCGTAAAGATAATATCACAGCATCATAAGTAAGGAGGTGAAGTGTCAAAGGTAAGGACCTTCTCAATCTGTCCTTTCCATTTTTCTGGTACATGTATGAGTTCTGCATTTATTTTACCATCATTGTCATCTAATTGCAAGTTTTGATGATTACTTTTAATTTCAGAATCACCATTGGAGGCTAGTAGATTCTGATAATACTTGTCTACTCGTCTTGCTTTGACACCCACAAAAGCTTGCCAGAGCTGAAGCACAAGAACAAACAAGGGTAGCTCACCAAAAATAAAAACACTTCACAAGAAAATGGATGGGATGTCTCGTGTATATATAGGTTACCTCTCCCCTAAGTGCCATTGGCACTCCCCCACGAACAAGAACTTCCAACTCTTCTATCCAAGGACACGGAACCTGCAGTGGTGCAGCATCAGCAGCAATCCCATTTGCAGAGGTACTCAAGCCATCAACACGAGGAGAATCTGGACTAGGATCGAACCTTTCAACATCATAGAACTCGTCCTCAGAGTCTTCCTCAAATGCTCCTTTTGGTGATTTAGCATCATCAGAATGAGATAGTGATTTCTCAGTTTTAGCGATCTTCTCGTCTTTTGAAACACCATTCTTGTTTCTTTCATCTTTTACTGATGCAGTTTTCTTCTTTACACGGGCACTCATCATATCCTCAATAATATGAAGAGATGACCTTATGGTTGACCATAACTGGACTCTATGAATCTTAGTCACTTCAGATGCTGGTAACTCCTCCTTTTGACTTCCATTTTCAATTGTACTATCTTCACTGCCAGGGACGTGCCCGCTTGTTTGATGTCCATCAACACCCTTCTCTAAACTCGCATCAACTTCTTCCCCGACAACCTCGTCCCCAGAAACTTTCTCATCTTCTCCCACAGCTGAGGCCAATTCAGAAGACTCCGTCTCTGCCTGCCTATCTAAAAATGACTTCCACTTCTCTGACctttcctcctcttcctcctgAAACCAAAATTGAGTAAGTTTTAAGATCAAAACAACCGCCAGATTGAAAAAAACCAACATTGCGTGAAATTTCCTTCCCATTATTCTCCTATTCTTTCCTctaaaacaaaagaaaaataaacCAAAAGCACTACAAGACCTTGTATATATTCGCATATTCACGGTATCTTTGCAGGTGCTGAGGTCTCACCGTAAACCCATAGGCATCCCTGTTCACACCAAAATACAAATCAATTTCCAAAAATCAAAGTTAAACCTCAACAAACAATTACCAAATGCAGACTAGATTAACACAGGAAAATCCATAACTAAATCAATTAAATCCATCAAAACAAAAACTAAAAACACTAAAACACACACGGACTCATTCACTCAGCATTGACTCATTCTCAATAATTTGATTATCCAAACACTAAACCAAAAATGGAAAGTTGAATATCACATAGATTCAATAGCAGAAATAAACTAA encodes:
- the LOC127130714 gene encoding GTPase-activating protein GYP3, whose translation is MKTNKTSNPVITFDHKRDAYGFTVRPQHLQRYREYANIYKEEEEERSEKWKSFLDRQAETESSELASAVGEDEKVSGDEVVGEEVDASLEKGVDGHQTSGHVPGSEDSTIENGSQKEELPASEVTKIHRVQLWSTIRSSLHIIEDMMSARVKKKTASVKDERNKNGVSKDEKIAKTEKSLSHSDDAKSPKGAFEEDSEDEFYDVERFDPSPDSPRVDGLSTSANGIAADAAPLQVPCPWIEELEVLVRGGVPMALRGELWQAFVGVKARRVDKYYQNLLASNGDSEIKSNHQNLQLDDNDGKINAELIHVPEKWKGQIEKDLPRTFPGHPALDEDGRNALRRLLTAYARHNPSVGYCQAMNFFAGLLLLLMPEENAFWTLMGILDDYFDGYFSEDMIESQVDQLVFEELVRERFPKLANHLDYLGVQVAWVTGPWYLDYLYYYK